A portion of the Corynebacterium ammoniagenes DSM 20306 genome contains these proteins:
- a CDS encoding DUF6270 domain-containing protein codes for MPIPISIYGSCVTRDIVRVTGDKFKCEEYVARQSWISALSHPQKVPAGINLTGFRLKSLIGDIESNGFTRLKAAAKSSAALVIDLASDRHGVWDLENGSFLSNLASLKKQKVLRRFPNARLVSFGSTEHLALFSHAVERGKQELEEAGLFSRSLILKIPFTSLSIDGERIETKRGPTPRQIRAAYEPYYQIFKQNGFRFLPNLPDELAVSTPEHDWGPGINHFVDEAYYWWGSEIEKFVSS; via the coding sequence ATGCCTATTCCAATATCAATCTATGGATCTTGTGTGACGCGTGATATCGTGCGTGTTACTGGGGATAAATTTAAATGCGAAGAGTATGTAGCACGGCAGAGCTGGATAAGCGCCCTCAGTCATCCTCAGAAAGTTCCCGCAGGAATTAATTTGACCGGGTTCCGTCTAAAAAGCCTAATCGGAGACATTGAATCTAACGGGTTTACACGATTAAAGGCAGCTGCGAAATCTAGCGCGGCGCTAGTAATTGATCTGGCTAGTGATAGGCATGGTGTCTGGGACCTCGAGAATGGTTCTTTTTTATCAAATCTAGCGTCGTTAAAAAAGCAGAAAGTTTTAAGGCGATTTCCTAATGCTCGGTTAGTTTCATTTGGTTCTACCGAACACCTGGCACTTTTTAGCCACGCGGTGGAAAGAGGTAAGCAAGAGCTGGAAGAGGCCGGCCTGTTTTCGAGATCCCTGATACTCAAAATACCGTTTACTAGTCTGAGCATTGACGGTGAACGGATTGAGACTAAACGAGGGCCAACCCCTCGACAGATTCGTGCAGCATATGAGCCGTACTACCAAATATTCAAACAGAATGGATTTCGTTTTCTACCTAACCTGCCCGACGAACTCGCGGTTTCAACTCCAGAACACGATTGGGGGCCAGGGATAAACCACTTCGTCGATGAAGCCTACTATTGGTGGGGATCTGAGATAGAGAAGTTTGTGTCTTCCTAG
- a CDS encoding glycosyltransferase, protein MHADEYRDLDSIRRLRLAEAIKDSDSISNQSEPRSGLTQGSSLKQLKAERDELERQVRSARVALEELQSENNRLNNQRALAEQRLKSVRESRTFLVGKAATAPFQAVRRAINDPRLKSMRIDEKLKTSLRKSRYILRESRERLEKSSVGSGDYFKSRTENSDLDGVPTDISVDSRANRGEGSSPVDIYEKKPSVRTFERAMKHLWFTEGKLLSAKAFIENSPQYVEKLGDISKSLANRILGEARIDPSQIVPERSPYPAYVAEPGRIMYCVHQSPVYNSNGYSTRTRGVASGLNAGAGDVVVVARSGYPWDSSVDIEKPKSVRSVSILDGVQYVHLPGGNLNRDPIDQYVLQCADAFVREARMIRPSIIQSASNYKTALPALIAARRLGIPFVYEVRGFWEITEASANSGFQETERFESMRSLETFVAQNADRLLAITSQVRDELIVRGIDPEIVEVSPNSVDPEIFLPLPKDIEYSQSKGIRIDAPVIGFAGSIVGYEGLDLLVEASRLLSTKGVDHQVVIAGSGAAEQDLKEQVTKLALDSQVLLLGRLPQDEMPRLHSTFDIVVCPRRANLVTELVSPLKPLESFATGKATVLSNVAPNRDLAGEDEERALLCDADDAASLARQLEKLILNADLRADFGRTARLWVVSERSWASLGKSMLDAHKHALEDAEKKILGAKPLHTLRVGVIGDEFTRSALEDAFNVEWLSRKNWESQLDSAPNFDLIFVESAWEGNGGEWWRGVGHYSDEESTDLRSLLAVAREKDIPSVFWNKEDPIHFSRFAPNAAFFDHVFTTDANMIPRYINAQDSYNKTVSALPFFAQPKLHNPMPSTREFRETVAYAGSYYGDRFKERSEALERLLAASVQYGLDIYDRQANNPDSSYKFPQIYRSAVRGGLQYRETVESYKSHIAHLNVNSVFDSPTMFSRRVVEIPACGGIVMSAKGRGITETLGSNIAHSDDPEDHRAWLHGWTTNPVERLEEIWRQMRTVYRSHTTETALSILARTAGISVEGIKPVEYTAVLEDLAMLSPAERLKHIEHVASQSVRPRSVKISDLGEEEAAFVKKYGIQVMLVDDFSASHDIEVHFPKRFSRTFAEDVLLPLRFGEFSSIFVRSKQHYENISPVLEPTFSEKPREQLLAVNNRQSTAVASVIIELPGVSEQSESAPSLETEITDIEGKTVLVAGHDLKFAEPIIEKLHGSGCKVLIDKWEGHNRHDSYQSKVLLGQADIVFCEWGLGNAVWYSKNLHAHQSLVIRVHSQELFLPFLKQIRQSSVSKFIFVGELVRKAAIESHGILGEKSVVIPNFVDTSKFAKPKDDTARKTLGIVGIVPRSKRIDRALDVLEGLLEQDPTYKLRIKGKVPEDYPWLRKRPDEMDFYSNQYSRIISLNEKWPGAVIFDSFGHDMEEWYRLVGIVLSTSDFESFHLTLADGASSGAMPVSLNWPGADLIYPLSWLFATTEDMVNSILNQTFNVQDAQKFVEINFKQSDLLNRFVKLLVIGHRERGTSARNP, encoded by the coding sequence ATGCACGCTGACGAATACAGAGATTTGGATTCAATTCGAAGGTTAAGGCTCGCCGAAGCAATAAAAGATTCGGATTCTATTAGTAATCAATCCGAGCCACGATCTGGGCTCACGCAAGGATCATCCTTAAAGCAACTGAAGGCAGAGCGGGATGAACTTGAGCGTCAAGTCCGTTCAGCTCGTGTTGCTCTTGAAGAGCTGCAGTCTGAGAATAATAGGTTGAACAATCAGCGCGCTCTTGCGGAACAACGACTGAAATCGGTGCGAGAATCGCGAACTTTTCTAGTAGGCAAAGCAGCCACCGCTCCATTTCAGGCAGTTCGGAGGGCGATTAATGACCCACGTTTAAAGAGTATGCGAATTGATGAGAAACTCAAGACAAGTTTACGCAAGTCCCGATACATTCTTCGTGAAAGTCGCGAAAGATTAGAGAAGTCTAGCGTCGGAAGTGGTGATTATTTCAAGTCCCGTACTGAGAATAGTGATCTAGATGGTGTGCCGACGGATATTTCTGTAGATTCGAGAGCGAACCGGGGTGAAGGATCCAGCCCAGTCGATATATATGAAAAGAAGCCTTCAGTGCGAACTTTCGAGCGAGCTATGAAGCACTTATGGTTTACCGAGGGAAAGCTTCTTTCAGCCAAAGCGTTTATAGAAAACAGTCCTCAGTATGTAGAAAAGCTTGGAGATATATCGAAGTCTCTCGCAAATAGGATCCTGGGCGAAGCACGGATTGATCCCTCCCAAATAGTGCCTGAGAGGAGCCCGTACCCGGCCTATGTCGCGGAGCCTGGCCGGATTATGTATTGTGTCCATCAATCACCTGTTTATAACTCCAACGGCTATTCAACTCGGACCCGAGGAGTGGCGAGTGGTCTAAACGCAGGCGCCGGCGATGTCGTTGTAGTTGCACGATCCGGATATCCGTGGGATTCCTCGGTGGATATTGAAAAGCCGAAGTCTGTTCGTTCTGTGTCCATACTTGACGGTGTGCAGTACGTGCATCTGCCTGGCGGAAACCTGAACCGAGACCCAATTGACCAGTACGTACTACAGTGTGCGGATGCCTTTGTTCGGGAAGCTCGAATGATTCGTCCAAGTATCATTCAATCAGCTTCGAATTATAAGACCGCACTGCCTGCGCTTATCGCAGCCCGCCGCTTGGGAATTCCATTTGTGTATGAGGTTCGTGGATTTTGGGAAATTACGGAAGCCTCAGCAAATTCCGGCTTTCAGGAAACTGAGCGTTTTGAGTCGATGCGGTCCCTCGAAACCTTCGTTGCGCAAAATGCCGACAGGCTTCTAGCAATTACGTCTCAAGTCAGAGATGAACTTATTGTCCGCGGTATCGACCCGGAGATTGTCGAGGTTTCCCCAAACTCCGTTGACCCTGAGATATTCTTACCCCTGCCCAAAGATATTGAATATTCTCAGTCCAAAGGAATTCGAATTGATGCACCAGTTATCGGTTTTGCCGGAAGCATTGTTGGGTATGAGGGGCTTGATCTACTCGTTGAAGCTTCTCGATTACTAAGCACTAAAGGGGTTGACCATCAAGTAGTCATTGCAGGTTCGGGTGCCGCAGAGCAAGACTTAAAGGAGCAAGTAACCAAACTAGCACTTGACAGCCAAGTGTTACTTTTAGGGCGACTACCGCAAGATGAAATGCCGCGGCTTCACAGCACATTTGACATCGTGGTGTGTCCCAGAAGAGCGAATCTGGTTACGGAACTAGTTTCTCCATTGAAGCCACTTGAATCTTTTGCAACCGGCAAAGCTACAGTGCTTTCCAATGTTGCACCTAACAGGGATCTCGCTGGAGAAGACGAGGAGCGCGCGCTGCTTTGCGACGCAGATGATGCTGCGTCCCTGGCCAGGCAGCTGGAAAAATTGATTCTCAATGCTGATCTTCGTGCAGACTTTGGTAGAACAGCACGGCTATGGGTAGTTTCAGAGCGGTCCTGGGCTTCTCTTGGTAAAAGTATGCTTGATGCTCATAAACATGCACTTGAAGATGCCGAAAAAAAGATTTTGGGGGCCAAGCCGCTTCATACGTTGAGAGTTGGCGTTATCGGGGATGAGTTCACACGTTCAGCTCTCGAGGATGCTTTCAATGTTGAATGGCTGAGCCGCAAGAATTGGGAGAGCCAGTTGGATAGTGCGCCAAACTTCGACCTGATATTCGTGGAATCAGCATGGGAAGGAAATGGAGGAGAGTGGTGGCGTGGAGTCGGCCACTATTCCGACGAGGAAAGTACCGATCTCCGAAGCCTACTTGCCGTAGCCAGGGAGAAGGATATTCCTTCGGTTTTTTGGAACAAAGAAGATCCCATTCATTTCTCTCGTTTCGCGCCAAACGCAGCGTTTTTTGACCATGTTTTCACAACCGACGCGAACATGATTCCACGCTACATCAACGCACAGGATAGTTATAACAAAACCGTGAGTGCATTACCGTTTTTTGCCCAGCCCAAACTCCATAATCCGATGCCCAGTACTCGCGAATTCAGAGAGACAGTTGCCTATGCGGGATCGTATTACGGAGATAGGTTTAAAGAACGTTCGGAGGCTCTAGAGCGTTTGCTTGCGGCTTCAGTTCAGTATGGATTAGATATCTACGATCGTCAGGCTAATAATCCAGACTCGTCTTATAAGTTTCCGCAGATCTATCGAAGTGCAGTGAGGGGAGGGCTTCAGTATCGGGAAACTGTTGAATCATACAAGTCGCACATCGCACATCTTAACGTAAATTCGGTGTTCGATTCTCCGACGATGTTTTCGCGACGAGTAGTTGAAATTCCAGCCTGTGGTGGCATCGTGATGAGTGCTAAAGGGAGAGGAATCACTGAGACCCTTGGATCCAATATTGCGCATTCTGACGATCCTGAAGATCATCGTGCCTGGCTCCATGGATGGACGACTAACCCGGTAGAAAGGTTGGAGGAAATTTGGCGGCAGATGCGAACCGTGTACAGGTCTCACACAACGGAAACGGCTTTGTCCATTTTGGCGCGAACCGCAGGCATTTCCGTTGAGGGCATTAAGCCAGTGGAATACACTGCGGTTTTAGAAGATTTGGCCATGTTATCACCAGCGGAACGCCTCAAACACATTGAACACGTAGCATCTCAGTCTGTACGTCCTCGCAGCGTTAAAATTTCCGACCTAGGGGAAGAAGAAGCGGCATTTGTTAAAAAGTACGGAATTCAGGTAATGCTTGTCGACGATTTCTCCGCTTCTCATGATATCGAGGTACATTTTCCCAAAAGGTTTTCACGAACTTTTGCTGAAGATGTACTACTGCCATTACGTTTTGGGGAATTCTCAAGCATCTTCGTGCGTAGTAAACAACACTATGAAAATATCAGTCCTGTGCTTGAACCGACTTTCTCAGAAAAACCAAGAGAGCAGCTTCTGGCAGTAAATAATCGACAAAGTACCGCAGTAGCTTCCGTCATAATCGAGTTGCCCGGAGTTTCGGAACAAAGTGAGTCAGCGCCCTCACTAGAAACAGAAATTACTGATATCGAGGGCAAAACCGTACTGGTCGCTGGGCACGATCTAAAATTTGCAGAGCCAATCATTGAAAAGTTGCATGGCTCTGGCTGCAAAGTTCTAATTGACAAGTGGGAGGGTCATAATAGACACGACTCTTATCAATCTAAAGTTTTGCTCGGTCAGGCCGATATTGTCTTTTGTGAGTGGGGACTGGGTAACGCAGTGTGGTATTCGAAGAATCTGCACGCTCACCAGTCGCTAGTGATTAGGGTGCACTCACAGGAGCTTTTCCTACCGTTCCTCAAACAGATCAGACAATCCAGCGTTAGCAAGTTTATATTTGTTGGCGAATTGGTCCGAAAGGCAGCAATTGAATCTCATGGGATTCTTGGCGAGAAGTCGGTTGTCATACCTAACTTTGTAGATACCTCAAAGTTCGCTAAGCCTAAGGATGATACTGCGCGAAAGACTCTCGGCATCGTCGGGATAGTCCCTAGGTCTAAACGGATTGACCGTGCACTCGACGTATTAGAAGGCCTTTTAGAACAGGATCCAACCTATAAGCTGCGGATCAAGGGAAAAGTCCCGGAGGACTACCCTTGGCTTAGAAAGCGCCCCGATGAAATGGACTTCTATTCTAATCAGTATTCACGCATTATTTCCTTAAATGAAAAATGGCCGGGTGCGGTCATTTTCGATAGTTTTGGACATGATATGGAAGAGTGGTATCGCCTGGTAGGGATTGTTCTTTCGACGAGCGATTTTGAGTCGTTTCATTTAACACTTGCAGATGGTGCTTCATCCGGAGCGATGCCAGTCAGCCTCAACTGGCCTGGAGCGGATCTCATTTATCCCCTGTCTTGGTTGTTTGCAACGACGGAGGACATGGTTAATTCAATATTGAATCAAACCTTTAACGTGCAAGATGCCCAGAAATTCGTTGAGATCAATTTCAAGCAGTCCGATTTACTAAATAGATTCGTCAAATTGCTGGTTATCGGCCATCGAGAACGTGGAACGTCGGCCAGAAACCCCTAA